The sequence GAGAATATTAATATAACGCTGTTACttgtaatattatatagaaattaataatattataaatagaagacgaaaatatattattacgtttaatatgatttttgccaaatgcacaaaaataaaatcgcaataataataatattaatgatTTTCtcacatatattatattttttccttaatatatgatacaaataatattttgttaaaattgttctcatttatatttttcatgaaaaaaaaaattataaggtACAACACGCAAACTATAGTTCTATTATTTTAGTTTATCTTTACAAATATCTAATTATTATATGTCGTACAATTgacattaattatatttatctcAGTACATTATatcaacatttttgtttatgtacacataaatatatatttattatgttgCAAAcatcatattatatataggtcatttaatatataatttcacTTTATAATTTTGCTGCAAATTATCTATTTGCATGTTCcgtaaaatataatattcgATAATATctgatataaaaatgttattaatatatagactgaaaatattttcacatgtttaatttattttttatttatcggttcttttttttttttcttttttatgttaatatattatagttataatttttaataaactaTTCCTGCACATTTTCATTtactaatttattttacatttgcTTCCAAATCCTTTCATGCTGCAGTGTTTTTCGtaaataatttgtaatacatatatatctctttttcttcttattatCAATATCTTgaagttttttaatttttatttaaaaataactcAAATCAAAATACTCCCTTTAATGTTTATGATATTGTTAGCATAAATAACATAGTATAGTTCATTAATATATGTGTTTTATGTTGAATGGTATGCTATACGTAATCGATTTTTATTAGAATTTCCATTCAGATATTGTTTTTCATACTCTAATAATTCCTTTCTATTTCCTTCACCATTATGATAATTAATTTGCTTTTCCTTAGATATTAtcttatttaatataaagccAATTGGGATAAactataataaaaaaggagaaatataaatatataaatatattttttattcaattaaaaagatattatgtaatatacTAGAATAAATTATTGTGGCTAAAATGCAATTTCTCCACACCTTGTAAaacaagaaaataattaagaaTATTCCAAGTAGTATATAAGTAGAGAAGATAaatctataaaaataatcctttgttaacattttataaaagttCGTTGCCACTAATTGACTTTTCCTTATAACATCCAGATCAACAATAAGAGATTCAaacttttcgttttctttttgtaaGGATACATTATCCTTACATTCTAATTTATCTAAGAGatatatgggaaaaaatttcctattgcatttgaaaaattttggacAATGCTCTTCACAAGCATATTTAGGTCTACTATAACAAGGACAgcatatgttcatatattttttatacaggttattaatataatcaATATATTGACAatatgtttcattttttgccttatCTGAAATATTCTGAATAAATGTGctataattttcaaaataatcatgcaaatctgtcttttttctccattctgAAAAGGTACCATGAATATAATAAGTACaattttcatctttttttaattctttgttAACGCGAAAAATTATGTTCGTAAGTTCTGTACTAATATTGTTCTCAATGGTATCTTTTCCATTGTTATTATATGCATTCATTATTATATCATATGTCCAGTAAGTTAAATTGGAACATTGATCTTCATGAGTACCTCCTACATTCTTTATAGTGggtaattttgttaaatttgttacaatttgtgcacatatttttgcatCCTTATTATTAAGACTATTGTCAGAAATTAAAGAACCACAATACTTAATGCACAATGATTtatcaatattttcttcgtaaaattttttatatatattttgtgcaGAAGAGTTTTCCATAACAATTCCCTATgcaattcataaaataaaataatgaataacaacaaaattttaaatatataaattctttctatatatatgctatgattcattcaaaaaataaatcacaaAAAGtatatgtttacaaaaatataaagtacATATTTACTATTTATGCTAACACTTCGCGTTGTgtcaacattttttacagaTTTACAGAATGAAGcaactttattattttctattcCTTCCAAATCTATTGCAAATGTTAATTTGTTTAGTTCTggtaatttaatttttttatatttatgtattttatgtttaaacgtattatataaaatgctAAATTCTTTTAGGGAATTATTAAACTCATCGTCACTTTTttgattatatatatctatgcctgttttaaataaatccACGACTTTTGGAGAATGCTCATTACA is a genomic window of Plasmodium cynomolgi strain B DNA, scaffold: 0066, whole genome shotgun sequence containing:
- a CDS encoding hypothetical protein (putative); this encodes MNAYNNNGKDTIENNISTELTNIIFRVNKELKKDENCTYYIHGTFSEWRKKTDLHDYFENYSTFIQNISDKAKNETYCQYIDYINNLYKKYMNICCPCYSRPKYACEEHCPKFFKCNRKFFPIYLLDKLECKDNVSLQKENEKFESLIVDLDVIRKSQLVATNFYKMLTKDYFYRFIFSTYILLGIFLIIFLFYKFIPIGFILNKIISKEKQINYHNGEGNRKELLEYEKQYLNGNSNKNRLRIAYHST